The following proteins come from a genomic window of Candidatus Thiodiazotropha sp. CDECU1:
- a CDS encoding SRPBCC family protein yields MSNYLTSICCSVSAERAYKAITQEMSAWWTPMSGRFEKVGDRAKTNFGGVSYWVFEAVSLSKPHMIELECCKSHMVSDSLDDPEEWLGTRLRFEITEQDDQSTITLTHIGLTPELQCYDICKAGWDHYIASSLKQHLDGVGGRPNSY; encoded by the coding sequence ATGTCCAACTACCTAACTTCTATTTGTTGTTCAGTCTCTGCCGAGCGTGCCTATAAGGCGATTACCCAAGAGATGTCGGCATGGTGGACACCGATGAGCGGGCGATTCGAAAAAGTCGGCGATAGAGCCAAAACCAACTTCGGCGGCGTATCCTACTGGGTATTCGAAGCGGTGTCCTTGAGCAAACCGCATATGATTGAACTCGAATGTTGCAAGTCCCATATGGTTTCAGACTCTTTGGATGATCCCGAAGAGTGGCTGGGAACACGCTTAAGGTTTGAGATCACCGAACAGGATGATCAAAGCACCATCACCCTTACCCATATAGGCTTAACCCCCGAGTTGCAGTGTTATGACATCTGCAAAGCTGGTTGGGATCACTATATCGCCAGCAGTCTAAAGCAACACCTCGACGGGGTCGGCGGCAGGCCCAACTCTTATTAG
- a CDS encoding assimilatory sulfite reductase (NADPH) flavoprotein subunit, producing MENSAKTLAGFPSHPLDGLQLTRLQQAVEGLNSQQLNWASGYLAGLGAVQPSVSKAANEASGVTILYATQGGNARSVAETLAENATARGLAPRLVSADSYRPRELVRERLLLVVISTQGEGEPPESAHELFKYLQGKRAPRLEQLKYAIFGLGDSSYEQFCQASRELDELLNGQGAQALLERVDADVDFQQSSSSWQGEILQTLEKLQPSDQATIIPLQRGPATVRHDRNNPFQAELLERRRITTSDAVCNVQHLTLEIDPQVISYRPGDALGLFFRNDPALVDEILSLTRLAAETPVGLNGESLTLAEALRERLELTQLHPNVVKAWAALDAAADLTTLSQDNEQLRAFVSDRQFIDLPQQHPAEVDAQGLVELLHTQQPRLYSIASSQAAYADEIHLTVAALHYRGHGRDYLGGASGYLTQRIAEGDPLAAYVVENPCFKLPQGADTPIIMVGAGTGIAPYRAFLQEREASGAAGENWLVFGNRHFHRDFLYQTDWLSYRRAGLLDRISLAFSRDGGERSYVQARLYEERAELYRWLQEGAHLYICGGVEMAHGVHQSLLAVAQDQGGLKEEAAVEYIESLRQQGRYQRDVY from the coding sequence ATGGAAAACAGTGCCAAGACCCTAGCGGGGTTTCCATCCCACCCCCTGGATGGCCTGCAGCTCACCCGTCTGCAGCAGGCGGTCGAGGGGTTGAACAGCCAGCAACTGAATTGGGCAAGCGGCTATCTTGCGGGACTGGGTGCGGTGCAACCCTCAGTGAGCAAGGCGGCCAATGAGGCCTCAGGCGTGACCATCCTGTATGCCACCCAGGGTGGCAATGCCCGCAGCGTGGCGGAGACCCTGGCTGAAAACGCCACGGCCAGGGGGCTTGCCCCACGCCTGGTCTCTGCCGACAGTTACCGCCCCAGGGAGCTTGTCAGGGAGCGACTGCTGCTGGTGGTGATCAGTACCCAGGGTGAAGGGGAGCCCCCGGAGAGCGCACACGAACTGTTCAAATATCTCCAGGGCAAGCGGGCGCCTCGACTGGAGCAGCTTAAATACGCCATCTTCGGCCTGGGGGATTCCAGTTACGAGCAGTTCTGCCAGGCGTCCAGGGAACTGGATGAGTTGCTAAACGGGCAGGGTGCCCAGGCGCTGCTCGAACGTGTCGATGCGGATGTGGATTTCCAGCAATCCTCTTCGAGCTGGCAGGGTGAGATCCTGCAGACCCTGGAAAAACTGCAGCCGTCGGATCAGGCAACCATCATTCCCCTGCAGCGGGGGCCGGCGACAGTCAGGCATGATCGCAACAACCCGTTTCAGGCCGAGCTGTTGGAACGTCGCCGTATCACCACCAGCGATGCGGTGTGCAATGTGCAGCATCTAACCCTGGAGATCGATCCGCAAGTGATCAGCTACCGGCCGGGGGATGCTCTGGGACTCTTCTTCAGGAACGATCCAGCCCTGGTCGACGAGATTCTCTCCCTGACAAGGCTGGCAGCCGAGACGCCGGTCGGCCTCAATGGCGAGAGTCTGACCCTGGCCGAGGCCCTGAGAGAACGTCTGGAGCTGACCCAGCTCCATCCCAATGTGGTCAAGGCCTGGGCGGCGCTCGATGCTGCCGCGGATCTAACTACCCTGAGCCAAGACAACGAACAGTTACGGGCCTTTGTCAGCGACCGCCAATTCATCGATCTGCCACAGCAGCATCCCGCCGAGGTGGATGCCCAGGGGTTGGTTGAGCTGCTGCATACCCAACAGCCCCGGCTCTACTCCATCGCCTCCAGCCAGGCAGCCTACGCAGACGAGATCCATCTGACTGTCGCCGCTCTGCACTACAGGGGCCATGGACGGGACTATCTGGGTGGTGCCTCCGGTTATCTGACCCAGCGTATCGCCGAGGGCGATCCTTTGGCTGCCTATGTGGTGGAGAACCCGTGTTTCAAGCTGCCGCAAGGGGCAGATACACCGATCATCATGGTCGGTGCTGGGACGGGTATCGCGCCCTATCGCGCCTTCCTGCAGGAGCGCGAGGCCTCAGGTGCTGCCGGCGAGAACTGGTTGGTGTTCGGCAATCGCCATTTTCACCGGGACTTCCTCTATCAGACCGACTGGCTCAGCTACCGCAGGGCCGGTCTACTGGATCGTATCAGCCTCGCCTTCTCCCGGGACGGGGGTGAGCGCAGCTATGTACAGGCCAGGCTCTACGAAGAGCGGGCGGAACTCTATCGCTGGCTACAGGAGGGCGCCCACCTCTATATCTGTGGCGGGGTGGAGATGGCGCATGGGGTGCATCAATCCCTGTTGGCCGTGGCCCAGGATCAGGGTGGCCTGAAAGAGGAGGCCGCCGTCGAATATATCGAGTCCCTGCGTCAGCAGGGGCGTTACCAGCGGGACGTCTACTGA
- a CDS encoding class I SAM-dependent methyltransferase, with protein MTDDPQQYHALQIQLDLHQGIPFTPNWTAESDFIQIIVDACLKATPKLILECSSGLTTLMLARCCQINGAGHVISLEDGQQYADHTRSYIDRYDLGDYASVIHAPLQETLVDGLTYAWYSTDAIPESGIDMLVVDGPSGFIQKRSRYPVLPVCRTRLAESCEIYLDDAAREDEQAIVDMWQARFPELKHEFRNTIRGCSILSF; from the coding sequence GTGACAGACGATCCGCAACAATATCACGCGTTACAGATCCAACTCGATTTACATCAAGGCATCCCCTTCACCCCAAATTGGACCGCTGAGTCAGATTTCATACAGATCATTGTCGATGCCTGTCTGAAAGCCACACCCAAACTTATTCTGGAGTGCAGCAGCGGTTTGACAACATTGATGCTGGCCCGCTGCTGTCAGATCAATGGTGCCGGGCATGTGATCAGTCTTGAGGATGGTCAGCAGTATGCCGACCATACACGAAGCTATATCGATCGATATGATCTCGGTGACTATGCAAGCGTGATCCATGCGCCGCTGCAGGAGACGCTTGTGGATGGATTAACTTATGCGTGGTACTCGACAGACGCCATTCCTGAATCAGGCATAGATATGCTGGTGGTCGATGGGCCTTCCGGTTTTATTCAGAAGCGCTCGCGCTATCCTGTGCTGCCCGTCTGCCGTACACGTCTGGCCGAAAGCTGTGAGATCTATCTGGATGACGCCGCCCGCGAGGATGAACAGGCGATCGTGGACATGTGGCAGGCCCGCTTCCCAGAGCTGAAACATGAGTTTCGCAACACTATCAGGGGTTGCTCCATCCTCTCCTTTTAA
- a CDS encoding LysR substrate-binding domain-containing protein, protein MELRQLNSLVALAESGFNVTLAAKQIFLVQSAVSQHLAQLEKELGTQLFVRKGKRLIALTAAGEEVLNYARQALSIRENILAIGRDHVEESSGVLRIGTTHTQARYVLPAVIRAFRPLFPTVNLQIHQGTPKELVEMSINDRVDFSICTEELGDHSALNAIPCYRWNRSLIALKDHPVLAEKSLSLERICDYPLITYTFGFTGASHMQNTFARAGLQPNVVLTAADTDVIKTYVREGFGVGLIASMAYSKEQDRDMAIRDLGNMLPWETTWVAYHKDKYLRRYQQKFIDLMESMVLENGVTKTS, encoded by the coding sequence ATGGAACTGAGGCAGCTCAATTCACTGGTGGCCCTGGCAGAGTCGGGCTTCAACGTCACCCTGGCGGCAAAACAGATCTTTCTGGTGCAGTCGGCGGTCTCCCAGCACCTGGCCCAGCTCGAAAAGGAGCTGGGCACCCAGCTCTTCGTGCGCAAGGGGAAACGGCTGATCGCCCTGACGGCGGCTGGGGAGGAGGTTCTGAACTATGCGCGGCAGGCCCTCTCGATCCGTGAAAATATCCTTGCCATCGGCCGTGACCATGTGGAGGAGAGCAGTGGCGTACTGCGCATCGGCACCACCCATACCCAGGCACGCTATGTACTGCCTGCGGTGATCCGCGCCTTTCGCCCCCTCTTCCCCACCGTCAACCTGCAGATTCACCAGGGCACACCCAAGGAGCTGGTGGAGATGTCCATCAACGACCGGGTCGATTTCTCCATCTGCACCGAGGAGTTGGGGGATCACTCCGCGCTCAATGCCATCCCCTGCTATCGCTGGAACCGCAGTCTCATCGCCCTCAAGGACCACCCGGTGCTGGCGGAGAAATCCCTCTCCCTGGAGCGTATCTGCGACTACCCGCTTATCACCTACACCTTCGGCTTTACCGGTGCCAGCCATATGCAGAACACCTTCGCCCGGGCCGGACTGCAGCCCAACGTGGTTTTGACCGCCGCGGATACCGATGTGATCAAGACCTATGTACGGGAGGGCTTTGGCGTCGGGCTCATCGCCAGCATGGCCTATTCAAAAGAACAGGACAGGGATATGGCGATCCGGGATCTCGGCAACATGCTCCCCTGGGAGACCACCTGGGTGGCCTACCACAAGGACAAATACCTGCGCCGCTATCAGCAGAAGTTCATCGATCTGATGGAGTCGATGGTGCTTGAGAACGGTGTGACAAAAACATCCTAA